The nucleotide window TTAGAGCAAATGAAAGTCCCaagaccagatgttgttgggccttTGCCATTGACCATTCTAGCTGGAGATCATGGAACAAAATCTAAAGGGCCATGGTTTCCTTGTCCTtgctctgaatgaatgaatatggatATTAGAAGTAAAGCAGTTAGGGATGTGATAATGCAAAAACTGGGCCAATATTTATCCATTACTAGTCCCTGGAATCTCTTTGTTAATTTCTGTTTTCTTTGAATTATTTTCAGCAAGCTGGAATATACTATGACTGTAATATGTGGAAGAAAAAGGTGTAGAAAGAACATGTTATGTTAtgctaccttatttatttatttaaatgataaAATAGTTGAATATACATTTGGCTCAATGAAGTAATCAAGTTTCTATTATATATATAGATTTATTTAGCAAAACTAATTTACTACTTGAATGTCAAGACTTCTAAGCAACAGTATACAACTGTTCAATTAAATTATCAAGAAATAATGACATATACATATCCTTATTTAGAGGGGGAAATGATAAAATGAACAACTGTCATTCCGAAAAGATTACATTTTCACAATGATCTATTTTATCAGAGATTCAAGAATGGAGACAGCAACTAAGGTAAGTTAGTGAAAAGTTTTTATAAGAGCATGGCTGGTAAACCAATGGAAGGCCATATGCCATAAAGGCCAGGTTTTTTAATGGATGTTTCTGCAAAAGAATAGTTTTACATGATTCTGTAGTTAAGGCTCTTTATATCTTTCTTTATCCAATGCATTTTGTTAGATATATCAGCGAAACTAGGATTTTGAACTTATTTGGTAATGTACTGTTTTGAGCTACGTTGAGTTCtataaaagaaaatattactGGTTACAAATTACCAATGGATTCAATAGTTCTCTTATGACAGGGGTGAAGAACCCCAGGGGCCAATTGTACCCCTCCAATCTTCTCTATCACGATCTTTGGACTCTTCCCAATCTATTCCTCTTTAGGCCAAACCCTCTGTCTTTaggccacatccttcactggCCTTGATTGCCAATGTCTTCAAATTCTTTTCCataactggaatgtgtccttgatctgtgataaggcctcttgcttgcctagataaaGGATGGGAAATTGTGAGTATGGAGGGCTGGAGAAACCTTTGTAtgggtggaatgtagcctactgtacaaaggtaaaattaaatATTATGCACTATCTAGTCTTTTGTCTCTTGTCCCTACCTACCACTGGAATGTGGTTCCCCAAAGATTGTCCACTGGAAAATGCAACCCTTGGGTTGAaaatgttctccatccctgtcttaCAGTGAGGTTGGATGGACTGTAATCACCTAAGAGTACAAAGATGATAATGAATTAGTCCTTGCTTAGATATCAAAAACAGTAAGATAGAGATATGCCATCTTTAAGAGAATGGAAAAGCAATATATCGCACAGTCagttatcaatattaatattaaaaatgttaatgttaatgttaatatTATTGACATTATTGCTATTGTCAATATTTTACTATTACTAGCATTATTGCTAGTAGCATTATTATTGCTCAACTTTGTTTCCTGCCTATCCTCCAAAAAGGAAAAGGTAGAAACTCTTTATAAAAGCCTTGGAGGGACAtgttaccaacaacaacaaaaagtttcaTTGGAAGAGCAGAATAAGTTTAAATTGTACTGAGATCAGAAAAGTCAATATCGGAATGCTAGAAATAAGTTATTAGAAGTTATAGAagaaattttaatttaaaaaagaattgggttatattaattaaaattagATGATACAGTATAACTACATTGTGTTTCTGTACCTTTGTTTAAATTACTATTACATTATGTAAATGTAACTATCATTTTTTCAACCTCTGTATTTGATGTGAGGatattgttgttcttgttattatctatttcattaataaaactttttaaaaaacaggtttaACCAGAAATCATGGTGAAATGAACCTGCTTACAGAgaaattgagttcagtgggatttacacccatGGAATCATGTTtagtaaaactgaccgggagagggagggagggctggagtgggcaggggaggaggaagaaggaagaggggaggggaggaggaagggagaggagagggggaagaaggggaaaaggaggtctgatcatttgcatgcttattgagttgaatgggatttacaatcatggttagaataggaaaaactgaccatgggggagggagagggggaaagggaaggaacatattggaaggggcaaaggaagagggagggggacaggtttgtttatttgtatgcttatagagttcaatggtatttacttccgtgcatcacaccaggcctttatttcactttggagtcatggcttctctcaaagaatcctgggaatgtggttagtgaagggtgctgagagttgctaggagacgtcctgttcccctcacagtccttcaatcagagtggctgactgttaaaccagtctggccactggagctctgtcagtggaatagaagtctcctcttagcaccattcacaaactacacttcccaggattatttgagggaagccatgactgtctcaagtgaaatcaaagtctggtgtgggtgtggcctcctgattagggaagcccagcagctgtgaggcttttagaacactgacagttggttcttactgagcatgcccaacattataattgggttcaagccaaaacaaattaaattaattaaaaatcagccaggcttttttttaacttttaaactgcagaagatgatggtcagtgtatggggtaaggtcattaacaggattacaggtactctgtgaacatggctgatttttaatgaatttcaacagatttttagaactctgagagaaaaaagtccagaagggctctggggttttttcctctctttttagactttgaaccctCTATTCTGTGGCTGActgttaaggttttgttttgaaatgagcttatgggaagcttcagaatggcatgggggtattttcaatttcacattgcggaatgtgaaaaatccatgctggctatagtatacagccactcttgtggctgtataatacacattCAGAGGTTCCTTCACCTGATCAGGTTTCCCTGAGTAGATTGATACAGTTGCCTGTACAAAGCctgttctgtttgttttaaaTCACACACATATGGTTGCATTTCATTTTCAGTCAGATATAGTGAATTAACCAGCTCATAAAGAAGCACTATGAAACCTTTCCAAACTGAGAAAAACTATCAGTATGTCTTAACAAATGCTCACATTTTCGTACAAATGATTTAAACTAGGTTAAACATTAGTTCATTCCCTAAAACTCATCCTCATCAAGGAATGGAAAATATAGGAAAAGATTGACCATGGTACTCTTTTGGCCGGTGCTGGGTCCCTGCTTAAATGGAAATCCCATGTGTCTTTTCTTGGGGAGGAATAGTCCTGACTGTCTTGGGCATGTTTCATGTAAATGGGACTTAATTCTAACTGTGCATGGAATTGTATCTGACTGTCAACATTTTCTGAGATTTCAAACTGGTTTCCCATAATCTTGTAAATGACTGGGGAAGTCAAACAGATGCCAATTTCCACCATTTAGCACAGAAAGAAAGGGTGAGAAGGAAagagagtgagtgaaagagaaaggtATGAACTATATATGAAATATGATAATTCAACTTATAATACAATTTATCTGTTTAGGACACTGGCATCAGAGATATTGAAATAAAGAACCAGTCTGCTACTATGGAGTTTACCCTGGCAGGTCTAACTAATTCTGCAGAAATACAGACACTTCTCTTTGGGATATTCACACTCATCTATGCTGCTGCTTTAGTTGGTAACTTCCTCCTCATCTTTACCATATGTACTTGTAAGAAACTCCATACTCCCATGTACTTCCTGCTCATTAACTTGTCCTTAGTGAATGTGTTTTCCATCTCAGTTACAActccaaaattgctccagactcTTTGGACCCACAGAAAGACCATTTCTTTTTATGACTGCATTACACAGATGTTTCTATTCATATGGTGTTTGGGAACAGAGCTTTTACACCTCTCCTTTATGGCTTTTGACCGTTATGCTGCTATCTGTCATCCTTTgcagtacacagtcatcatgagAAAGGAAGTGTGTGTTGGCATAGCCATCGGAGTTTGGGTTGCTGGGATGATAAATTCTGCTGTTCATACTGGACTTATGCTGAAGCTTTCTTTCTGCAACTCTAACATAATCAACCATTTCTTCTGTGATATACCCCCAATTTTAAGCCTTTCATGCTCTGACACCAGCCTGAATGAAACTATGACTATTGTGGCAGTTGTGATCATTGGGGTTAGTAGTTTTGGGTTGACACTAACATCTTACTGCTTTATCCTGAGAGCTATCTTTAGAATCCGTTCCacggaagggaagaagaaagctttctccacatgttcctcACATCTCACTGTAGTCTGTTTTTTCTTCTCTGCAGTCACTTACACATATATCAGGCCCAGCTCAGACTACTCTCTAGACAAAGACAAATTTGTTTCTCTACTTTATTCAGTGATAACCCCAGTTAttaatccactcatatattctctgAGAAACAGAGAAGTTAAAGAGGCACTCAAGACAATTACTGGAAGAGGCAGGCTGCTCCGGAGACTTCAAGACTGATCTGCAAATATCTTCTACAGCAAACTGTGACTACTGCTGTTATTGTTAGGGGAGGAACTGAACAGGAGAAAAGTTGGCAGAAGTAAACTGTTGGATTGTTCATGTGCACAAAAATATGTTGCATATGATTTGGAATTAGTTGTCGAATATAAAATTCAGGCTTTCTTAAATCTGTATGCATAATAGCTttttatgtaaaatacatacaagtTGATCCTAAAATCTTCCTCTTTATTACTGGCTGGTATTTTGAAGTGGAAACCATGTGACTCAATGGACACAggagtgatggggaattttaggGGTTCACTGTACCAGAGGTCCTGAAGAAatggaggcttgaagcaaaaagctGCACAGGCTTGTAGCAAAAAGGTGGGCCTTTATTCAATAAGGAAACATGCACGGTCAGACTCCCATGATGTTGGTGCTCTGCAACGTGGTGCTGCATGCCTGGAGTTTTATACATTTCagaacaaagaaattagcattaaccAATCATGAGTCTCCAACCAAGCATTACCTAAGCATTAAAGCCAATCAAAACGTTCACAGTAACTTTCATCCCAGCACAGTTCTATATTCCTGCCTTAATTCCTTGAATAGTAAAGGGACTGTTCTGTTCCAGTCCTCTTCCTACTTATCTTTTTCTTGAGCTAGTAAGTATGGTTACCATGGATACTCCTCATACCAGTTCAGGACAGTACCAAGGCTGAAGTTAGCTGGCCTGCTACTTCTCTATTTTATTGAGACCCTATACGTTGATACTAtatttttgtttatatatatataacacaaaGGTTTGCAGACGAACGCAGCATACTGGGTCAGGACAGGGTTGTTTCTCATCAGGAACAGAGTAGctcacttggcagcttccccttctaAGAGACTTATtgtggccctgttcacacattacagtcaacgagtgtacagattaggggtattcacacgttactctgtacccaggtagaagccccctgtacctgggtacagctgctcgtgAGAAAGAGTGTACACATGGTGACTTCAAAAATCACCAAGTGTACAGGCATCCTGAAAAAAGCTGTCTTCTGCTCatgtggtgattctccctgcatgctgtccccgtggagctgatcgtgagcaatCCGTTTTTCTCCCcggggacagcctgagccttgtaccaccaccaccaccagcagcaacagccaatcagaaatgggcTGAAGAAAAATGGCAGTTGCTGGAGCCAGGGAGCGGGAAAGaagaataaagctaaaatggaggcaagtgcaaggcagaggaaagggagaccagcctgaagcaacgaaagagcttgagggaaggaaagaggcaaaaaacgggggggaggcaaaaaatggggggaagaggcaaaaaacgggggagagaggcaaaaaacggggggaggggggaaagaggcaaaaaacgggGGGAGAGACCTTTGAAGGACTcactacaatttttaaaaagtctactcagaagtaagtcccattgagtgcaatgcttctgtgtgctggcagtgattgaatttgaggaaaggaaggagaaaaaaatgggggagagggaaagctttggagaattcacatttgaattttaaaaaggtctactcagaagtaaatcccactgagttcagtggggcttactcccagataaatggaatgactaaaaatgtgagagacttgtcaggaagctagagctaggtttttttaaaaaattttttacaaacttaaatggagtttaagcctcttgtgggctcaggtGAGTGAAAACTGCTgtcttgagagaagggcagaaggaagcagtAATCAGAAAACTAGTGAAGAGATAGAAGGgcagagattctgagggctcacAATATAATTCCAAaaacattactcaaaagtaagtttcacttagttcaatggggcttactcacaggtaagtggaattaggattgcctaaaaaaagcaagtgttctgtcagagaagctagagctaggcaaggacttacattgttaatttttacaaagttaagtttgattacattcctagtacaatcctaaccccatgtttactctaaagtaaatcccattcagtttggtgggacttactcccaggtaagaaccattaggattccagcctcttaaaagaaacagttgggggggggcagagaatggAAGGGGAGTTTGTCTCTGTGTCtgttcacagtccagtccagtcctagccatgtttacccagaggtgagtcccactgagtttaatggggcttactcctgaagtgaatgtgaatatagaattacagcctttaacttctaaattcaatcctttcctttaaatactaggtgatttatcaataaatattataaaatttataatgtctgttaaatgtgtcatcatgtgactcttattgttgcttgttacgagtagtacacctacaattcaggatagtgccacaaatagattccaaaacttgctccaacctccctgtgcaggtaatgaataatagctgctatcacaactgcaataataaaataatttaatagctaggtaacacattgctcagaaattatatatataatttctcaagtaattgtgcaaaggattgtagccttaatcttatttaatgccttatttcctttacatctcaactttcttgcgaagagctcagtgtggcatacatacacacagcacctcagaatagccctatgaggtagtttaggttgagaaggtgactagcccaaaaatcacccagtaagtttcatggctgaatgagggtttgaatccaggtctctcaggccctagcccagtactcttatcgctacaccacactggcctttgcagaacttgtacgctacagtacctctataaatccaatataaattatccactatacttctcttccttggtcttctaaaacctattgaaatcaatggtaaggtaagttctgttgtgtgctttctattttctcctaaaggtcaagaaagagaaatatggccaagactcttccaataatttggtGACATAGGTCAGTAGTGAtacggggggggagagaataccagtggcacagagatggcaaagttgggggtactttggtggaatgcagcacaagcttgcaggtgtgtgcccacctgctgtAGGATGGTGGTGTCACCAgctctgaacttgcaggcaccttgccccattcagtgagtgacaatgctgccattactgagagagcactgctattgcagagtctgggatccaccctgtgttttgctaaaacctcaagaaccaccaagtgcaggcagctgcaaaagacatatgacttgtatgaaagaacatggtgtctctgagaagctgctgagtacagggttatcagaactgagatgagctcacagtctttccacacatacatctattcctactttacacaagtattcttaatttcagttgtcaaatttccaaacagatgtgtgcccttttgttgctattgttaaacacctggaagccagaagtgcttgccaattgactacaaatctcccagggatctaccaatagattacagtctatcttctggccatccctgcactaattcatttgtatgggcacagacctaccttgcagggttgttgtagcatggttcaaaagagtgcttgcaagaatgaaactacagtagcagaggtaagactcttcaaaacattgccaaagaaggcattttcaaaaaggcaatgtcacctttctactgtgtatccagaaattgagaagagaaaaatggtggatttgctcatctctgtgcagctcttaccttctatgtcaagtgtcatgcatcaaaattagacacacctgatggtcaaacacatgataatggctgcctccattagaaactgctgtcagaagtagttgcatcacatggttttatggtaacacaaacctgccttgtaggtttgtaatgttttgtttgtttatttattatttgatttatatcctgcccttcctcccagcaggagcccagggtggcaaatactctatggttaggatggttagacttcatggttagactagatcaggatctaatactctagatcaggatggttagacttcaggttttttgtattgattttattattattattattacaaaaacccaagatccaccaaccagagcaagccacaaaatatatgctcttagagttaaataattcttagctcaggaatttgtttggagttccaaaattgaactgagctcacagtatttccacacaaaaatccactctgattaccccccactttcttcattttaGCAGTATAATGgcggggtggtcattttcttgttttcattgtgaaacaggagtctgaaatcctcactgatcttctgtgagtcatcctgagatacaccaatacattttgatctactttctgcccaccctgcatttaaagtgctatctaaaagctaaatattatgacatagatcagcggttctcaacctgggggctgcaaagtaatccagagggggctgcaaacagtaaagaaattaattattattttttttaaaaaagtctttactccctggacactgtctgctccccactgccactgtaaATGacacctccttgctccaaatgagaggggaagacttttgctgaagtgttagagcatctttcaggtgcaccaaaggtataaaatacatggcagacaccaaaggagactgagggtgaagctaccagaaagaagagggaattactaccactgaccaccgtctcctcacactaatgatgccccgctcgctgcgcagctgatgagtggggcatggttgcagatgggggcgaagctgccgcctccatctttgtttgtgGCAACATCGCGCGTTGCACGTATTGTGTGCGTGtgatgtgcagtgtggaggggcggggctttggggcttatttaagtccagccgcccctcctaccttacacggagtgcttcagattcttctgggagggagcaatcaggagacatgtgggcccagaagtagtggggcactatctgtgtgattggctgttcaggggtatggcagattttgggatgcatgttagcacctgaggtcacagcttatagtatggctatgtacctggggattcccttgacagctgggagtagggatgatctaccccagtcggagatggccataagcctatccattgccctagtgtgatcaccagctctcggaatgctgaaagggctgtaggagctgtgcaaacatggcctattcttgtgaacTGTGTGCTGGACTTCCAGTAGATttcattgcccccagcatgctcgccagctaccacagagcaggtagggcaattcaggaattctggtccggcaagggctatgtgccagaatggccttttccgTTGTGTCACCCActgaaattcccagtggatggcaggaataggggcctgttagtccaagcacttcaaggtatGCTGGTGGGACTTTCCgtcatagctaggctggtgattttttccctatccccgtcaccctttctcactggacattttattgggtatggtgagccagtgggaatatAGTATGCTTCtccggctatgaagccagactttccaggcagtagcccttatgctgggcttttttggagcttttaggataggtaaggtgatggctggatccaagtgagacctgtcttgacgtgccctccagctatcagatgtctccgtggatgggggggttgtgcccatatacaattgtgaaggtctcagacggaccagagatgtatggggcagaccgtacattggccagggggatctggagaaggatatttattccccaatgcaagcgaggaccccctcacaaaataccagttttgggtgctcacaaagcgggcttttacagctgcttctacggcagcaggtcttgggttttcccaggcaaaggtgcaggctgttggatgcttgtcctcaggtttataaggtatattcaccccttttagagggcctgggaattcggaagcctaacaagttataattattttgacaggctgctggacggggatggaccAGACACACATCCTAATAGGCGGCCTCAGcatagtcttctgggcagccaggagggcctTGAGACCacgcatgggctcacagttgggcctcagtcgatgggctgcaatacagtggcGTGGCCAGAGAGGAATGCGTTTGGataggctcctacccactttattccagcataattcagtacagacggtttcacaagtggtggtccttcccccgggtggcaatgacctcagttgcttgaCGCAAGACCCACAGATCGCTGGTAGGTGATGACATGCAGTTTGAGACGCTATgacagcctctgttatttaagggcaagaccctcagttggcaggcatgggacaacatgcagcttgagaggctacgacagcctcggttacataagggcaaggccctcagttgcctggcatgtgtgacatgcagcggagaggctgcgacagcctcagttacttaaaggcaagtccctcagttggcaagcatgtgtgacatgcaacggagaggctacgatggcctcagttacttaaagccaagtccctcagttggcaagcatgtgtgacatgcagcagagaggctgcgacggcctcagttacttaaagccaagtccctcagttggcaagcatgtgtgacatgcaatggagaggctacaacggcctcagttacttaaagcccagtccctcagttggcaagcatgtgtgacatgcaacggagaggctacgacagcctcagttacttaaagccaagtccctcagttggcaagcatgtgtgacatgcaacagagaggctacgacagcctcaattacttaaagccaagtccctcagttggcaagcatgtatgacatgcagcggagaggctacgatggcctcagttactcagggcaaggccctcagttggtgagcatgtgtgacatgcagcggagaaaCTACGACTGCCTCAGTtgctcagggcaaggccctcagttggtgagcatgtgtgacatgcagcggagagtctacaatggcctcagttacttatggGCATGCTCCCACGCAGGATTTGGAGAACGAAGGctaaccggcagattcggttggctcttcttgggcatggggggttagccattccgcatccctaTTCAGCATTAGAAggcattcacctgtcagatgcaggtaacgacatatttgggagacctgcagaggtgtctgcgagagctgcttctcagcagtggggtaaagggggactaaatagagatttgtcccccttttgtggcaggaaggtgcgggaagggaaataggtaaggacagctaggtggcccccttaggcacctttggagctgattggcggttccggaggcctgtctgtcagggctttacggctcgagggcaggatatgggctgcttctggggccaacttatcctcatctacccaggggttatacggccccgggtggggatgtcgtgggaaggcccccctactcacctacaaggtgtggccggggtaaagggtaagcagatgagcttgcccttgccccagcaggggctggtcgcccaagagctgtgtggcaagctacttgcttatagacagttcccggacctaggtttccctctgcaggtcactttaaattgggttttgtttgctgtaatttaataaagtggcccttgttcaacccaagctgatgtctctgtgtcttatttcgacCCTCGACTGCAACcactgctgctgatgcccttactcagaactagagggcttttagtgaagcaaaaagaagcaaggctgcaagcaaaggctgctttcccccttccttcctggcagccaagctgccttcctggagggaggtcacaacattttttgagcttataaagggggtcccgtactcataaagtttgggaaccactgacatagatcataaaaagagatacggATGATcactttgatactgagctacaaacatttctactgaaaaaccataaaaaccacagcccagagctttcgtgtttcccaaataccaggaaaggttttcaaggggacagagtatgttacagtgggagcagtaggctggaaagcccaattgataaagaattttccccacatttatattttgagtgtagttttgtgtgttaaaacgcatgatatcctcaagaaagaatcaggtgtaccattttggaagaatagtttcagtttatactcttttaagcagcttgtttttgttgcagtcccctcctcaaaatattttcatatatatatattcaatatatttaggtctgcactttcacacatttatctatgagtaagtcttGTTGATCTCTATagaactgtatagacatgtataggattgtttcaTGAAAGCTACATCAAAAACTATGCATACTCTAAtagcaggcaatgaaaaatgcaatattttaataactgtaattatgatagttacaggtattttatttttaaaagttggtgctttgattttaaaaacttaagaatctgcaggaaaaatgaaaagagtaaaactacattcctgtttctgcgaaaactctttctattgaatgtgtatataacagactgtacacccattgactattacatgtgaataactgtacgagtgtacagcccgactacttctgtacccaggtacacagactgtacactcgttgactgtaacgtgtgaacagggcctctgtgtacctgggtacagaagtagttgggctgtacactcgtatagttattcacatgtaacagtcaacgagtgtacagtctgtgtacctgggtacacaagtagctgggctgtacagtcatacagttattcacatgtaacatgcaacgagtgtacagtctgttatatacacatttgctgccagggaaagaaaatggcttcaatgacacttattaaatgcaccattgaagcaattctcttttactggcaacaaggcaaggcatgctgggtttgttatacttcctgaaactgtttcctgtcaaggggtgtattcaatagaaagagtgttggcagaaacaggaatgtagttttactcttttcatttttcctgcagattcttaagttttttttaatca belongs to Rhineura floridana isolate rRhiFlo1 chromosome 11, rRhiFlo1.hap2, whole genome shotgun sequence and includes:
- the LOC133366568 gene encoding olfactory receptor 13A1-like, which encodes MAFDRYAAICHPLQYTVIMRKEVCVGIAIGVWVAGMINSAVHTGLMLKLSFCNSNIINHFFCDIPPILSLSCSDTSLNETMTIVAVVIIGVSSFGLTLTSYCFILRAIFRIRSTEGKKKAFSTCSSHLTVVCFFFSAVTYTYIRPSSDYSLDKDKFVSLLYSVITPVINPLIYSLRNREVKEALKTITGRGRLLRRLQD